A genomic region of Brienomyrus brachyistius isolate T26 chromosome 6, BBRACH_0.4, whole genome shotgun sequence contains the following coding sequences:
- the ets2 gene encoding protein C-ets-2, giving the protein MCDLSMDQVAPLSGYRSSLKRQIAFDSFEDPMSLFCGYYFPSDDDQSVQEVPSGLDFVPHDLGSCTLPLLTPCSKAVMSQALNESFSGFAKVQRGCGISSNPRSWTKAHVIQWLQWAVSEFSLVNVNFSKFDLDGQMLCDLGKERFLELAPDFVGDILWEHLEQMMKDCQEKEDAQNLSGTVPSGASWMNSPTTSFSLEDAQLAPQVPSGRSLLQELFESTDKPSLPTAEPRFPVFSKPQLHTVNVSYGTARQDFSRNSSSTSLGSSHEQTSMESTESLDDTKFVLRSWSSQSSLADTQQVPSHDSFDEELNAGVLSLGRQGLSFKDYVQERNEPLKMGNPVIPAAMLAGFTGSGPIQLWQFLLELLTDKTCQSIIRWTGDDWEFKLMDPDEVARRWGRRKNKPKMNYEKLSRGLRYYYDKNIIHKTSGKRYVYRFVCDLQNLLGYSSEELHVMLGVQPDTED; this is encoded by the exons ATGTGCGACCTCAGCATGGATCAGGTGGCCCCCCTGTCTGGATATCGTAGCAGTCTGAAA cGTCAGATCGCCTTCGATTCATTTGAAGACCCCATGTCTTTATTCTGTGGATATTATTTTCCATCAGATGATGACCAGTCTGTCCAAGAGGTGCCCTCGGGCTTGGACTTCGTCCCACATG ACCTCGGTTCCTGTACCTTGCCCCTCCTGACGCCCTGCAGCAAGGCTGTGATGAGCCAGGCGCTGAACGAGAGCTTCAGCGGATTCGCCAAAGTGCAGCGCGGTTGTGGCATTTCGAGCA ATCCTAGGTCCTGGACGAAGGCCCACGTGATTCAGTGGCTTCAGTGGGCAGTGAGTGAGTTCAGTCTGGTGAATGTGAACTTTTCCAAGTTCGACCTGGACGGGCAGATGCTCTGTGACCTGGGGAAAGAGCGCTTCCTTGAGCTGGCGCCAGATTTTGTCGGTGACATCCTGTGGGAGCACCTGGAGCAGATGATGAAAG ATTGTCAGGAAAAGGAAGATGCCCAGAACCTCAGTGGTACCGTGCCATCAGGTGCCAGCTGGATGAACAGCCCCACCACCA GCTTCAGCTTGGAGGATGCTCAGCTGGCTCCGCAAGTCCCCAGCGGCCGCAGCCTTCTCCAGGAGCTCTTTGAGAGCACTGACAAGCCGTCGCTCCCAACTGCAGAGCCTCGCTTCCCCGTCTTCTCTAAGCCCCAGCTGCACACTGTGAATGTCAGCTATGGCACGGCCAGGCAGGACTTCTCCCGTaacagctcatccaccagtctCG GCTCCTCCCACGAGCAGACCTCCATGGAGAGCACGGAGAGCCTGGATGACACCAAGTTTGTGCTACGTTCCTGGAGCAGCCAGTCATCTCTGGCTGACACTCAGCAGGTCCCCTCCCATGACAGCTTCGACGAGGAGCTGAATGCAGGAGTGCTAAGCCTGGGacgccagggtctgtcattcaAGGACTATGTGCAGGAGAGGAATGAGCCGCTCAAGATGGGCAACCCTGTCATTCCGGCTGCCATGCTGGCGGGCTTCACAG GAAGTGGTCCGATCCAGCTGTGGCAATTCCTCCTGGAGCTTCTGACTGACAAAACATGCCAGTCTATAATCCGATGGACTGGAGATGACTGGGAATTCAAGCTTATGGACCCGGATGAG GTGGCCCGGCGCTGGGGCCGTAGGAAGAACAAGCCCAAGATGAACTATGAGAAACTGAGCCGGGGCCTGCGCTACTACTACGACAAGAACATCATCCACAAGACGTCGGGCAAGCGCTACGTTTACCGCTTTGTCTGCGACCTCCAAAACCTACTCGGCTACTCGTCGGAGGAGCTGCACGTCATGCTGGGTGTCCAGCCTGACACCGAGGACTGA